One Peromyscus leucopus breed LL Stock chromosome 6, UCI_PerLeu_2.1, whole genome shotgun sequence genomic region harbors:
- the LOC119088251 gene encoding uncharacterized protein LOC119088251, which translates to MKASGSYKLPGNVRFFKEDAATSSTRSSVLLGINLSYFVVMMVAPGRAAATVPSGSRAQHNLLSFPGGDRAARKTVLLAFATIATELGTTLESRGGGSGGPARRARRLWPYGPGAPRMPAPALAGEARAASSPPSPFRCPLPLAPPRSPGRARVGAADRLGNHGESCSPSPQLLGGRRGHTLPLYSFLGQTLGSGAAVPAALGAVDGK; encoded by the exons ATGAAGGCGTCTGGTTCCTATAAGCTCCCAGGTAATGTACGGTTCTTCAAGGAGGATGCAGCTACTAGCAGTACCAGATCTTCAGTCTTACTGGGTATCAACCTCTCATACTTTGTAGTGATGATGGTGGCC CCCGGCCGGGCGGCGGCCACGGTCCCTAGCGGGTCCCGGGCGCAGCACAACTTGCTGTCTTTCCCCGGCGGGGACAGAGCGGCACGGAAGACTGTCCTTCTCGCCTTCGCCACTATCGCGACGGAGCTCGGGACGACTCTGGAGAGCCGGGGTGGAGGGTCAGGAGGACCCGCTCGGAGAGCCCGCCGGCTGTGGCCGTACGGCCCGGGAGCACCGCGGATGCCGGCTCCAGCTTTGGCAGGCGAGGCACGCGCCGCCTCCTCCCCGCCCTCCCCTTTCCGCTGTCCCCTCCCCTTGGCCCCGCCGCGCAGCCCTGGACGCGCGAGAGTGGGGGCGGCAGACAGACTGGGAAATCACGGAGAAAGTTGCTCGCCTTCTCCGCAGCTCCTCGGGGGGCGCCGAGGCCACACCCTACCCCTGTATTCTTTTCTGGGTCAAACACTGGGGTCTGGAGCTGCAGTTCCCGCAGCCCTTGGAGCCGTGGATGGGAAGTAG